AGGGTCGAGTCGACACACCGGCGACGCTGAAGGCCGCGCTCGTGCATCTGCTTGAACAGGCAAAGCGTGCGACTTGAACGCTTGGAGGGAACGGCGCCCGCTTCGACCGAAGCATCGTGAACGCGGAGAGAGGTGACTTCTCCGTGACCCGACCATGATTCGCATGCGAACGACTTGGTAGGTGCAACGTGATGTTGGTGTCCCGGTCATGAGCGAGAAAAAGCAACGCGGGACCATCATCGTCGGCGTGGCGAGTGAGGCGCTCTCCAGAAAACCGAGACCACGTCGAGACGGCGAATGCCATCGAAAACGACGTCGAACGCATCCGGCGCGCGACGCCGGCCGATGACGCCGGCCTCGCGCGCCGCCATGCGCGGGAGCAAACCACGCATCGCGGCGCGTGGCTCCATCAATCTCGCACGGCCTGGCGCTCATCAGCACGGCTTCGCACTCCTATACTCGGCTCGGAACCACTGCCACAGGAGTGCATTGTCGTGAATCAATCATGGTTGGTCCGTTACGCCGTGCCGGAGGATTTCGAGGCGTGGCTGCCGCTTTGGGACGGCTACAACGCGTTCTACGGACGCTCGGGCGCCACGGCGCTGCCGCGCGAGATCACCGATCTGACCTGGCGCCGCTTCTTCGACGGCTACGAGCCGATGCATGCGATGGTGGCGGAGTCGGCGGGCAGGCTCGTCGGGCTCGTCCACTTTCTCTACCATCGCCACACCACGATGGCCGGCCCGATCTGCTACCTGCAGGATCTGTTCACGCTGGAGGAGACGCGCGGCAAGGGCGTGGGCCGCGCGCTGATCGAGGCCGTCTACGCGCAGGCGAAGCGCGACGGCGCCGAGCGCGTCTACTGGCAGACGCACGAAACCAACGAGACGGCGATGAAGCTCTACGACCAGGTGGCCGACAAGTCCGGCTTCCTCATCTATCGGCACGCGCTGTAGCCGGCGCGCCGCGCCGCCGCGAGGGACGGCGAGCAGCGCCCGGGCGGCCGCCGCAGCGGCCACCCGGGCGCCCACGCTCAGACCGCGTCGCCGCCGGTGGTGGTGCCGCTCGACGAGCCGCCGGCCTTCTTCTTCATCAGCGTCATCACGAACGGCAGGCACAACAGGCTCACGAGCGCGCCGTCCACGCCGTTGTTGATCATCGTGCCGCCGAACTCGCCGAACTTCGGCGTCGTGACGCCGGTGCCGATCCAGGCCGAGCCCGAGATCGCCTGATCGAACAGCGACATCCGCGAGATGGTCTTCTCGAACGCATCGCCCCAGTTGCCGCCGCTCGGCAGGCGGATCGGATCATGGCCGATCGCCATGTGCGGCACCCCGGCCCAGCCCTCGCCCACCGCCTGCTCGATGATGCTGCCGGTGATCTTGTCGAACACCTCGCCGAGCATGTTGGCGCCCACGTAGGCGCCGCCGTTGAGCACCACCTCGCGGCCGAGCTTGCTCTGCGCCTTCGCTTTCTCGGTCTCGTTGGTCATCTTCGCGATGTCGTCGAGCTTGTTGGCGAAGCCCGCGCCCGACGTGCCGCCGGCCGTCTGCGCCCAGTTCACGAGGAACTGGTTGGCGCTGTACGGCACGAAGTTCGCGAGCTGCGAGAGCAGCGGGTCGCCGGCCTTCGGATTGTCCGTGTAAGGCTTGATGGTGTTGGCGGTGTCGCGCAGGCCCGCGTACACGACCGTGCGCGTCAGTTGCGGCAGCAGGTCCTTCAGGTTGCCGGTGCGCCCGGCGCCGATCGCGGTGCTGATCAGGCCGACCAGCTGCAGCACGTTGCCGGCATCGGCGACCGGCTTGTTGGTGCCGCGCGCGCGCCGCATCAGCATCGCGGTGATGTTGCCGAGGCCGACCAGCCCGATGATCGCGCCCGCGGCGGCTTCCTGCGCCTTCAGCGAACCCTCGCCCTGGTGGGCGTTCTGCAGATGCTGGACGAGCCCGGCCACCACTTCGCGGATCGCCGTGGTCAGGCCGACCGCCACAGCTTCATGGCCGCCGACGTGGCCGATGTTGCCGAGCCAGGTCATCAGCGCGGTCTTCTGCGCGGCCGTGGCGCCCGTCGTGGTGCCGCCGGTGCCGGGCGGATGCATCTCGATGGCGCCGTCGTCCATGCCCACCGCCTCGCTTTCCGACGACGAGCTCGAACGCTCCGATGCGACGTGATGCGCGGCGTCGAACAGCTCGTTGAGGTTGTAGTCGCTGCTCGAATCCGAATTGCCGCTCACGCTCGCGTGGCCGTCCTCGGACGAGGCCGAGCTGGAGGAGGGGCTCGGTTGCGCGTACAGGCCGCGCAGGCCGAGGCTCGACTGCGTGCTGGAAGCGACGCTCGGGTGTTCGCTGGCGGCGTGGCCGTCCTCGGACGAGGCCGAGCTGTTGCTGGCCGATTGCCCGTACATGCCGCGCAGGCCGTAGCTCGACGGCGTGTTCGCCCCCGAGTTCGACGCGCTGCTCGACACGCTGCTCGAATCGAACAGGCGGCCGAGCGCGAAGCTCGACTGCGAACTCGACGCCACGCTGCCGGGGCCCGACGGCGGCGCCAGATGCGTGTCCTGCCCGCTGCCCGACGCGTCCGGCGTTTCGGCGGCCAGATGCGGCGTGATTTCGGCGAACAGCTCCAGCAGCTGCGAGACCTTTTCCAGATCCTCGGCGATCGCCGCGTTGGTTTCCTCGGCCGTCATCGGCGTGTTGGCCGGCGCCGCGCTCAGCGATGCCGTGCCGATCTCCTCGATCGGGCTCGACGCGCCGGAACTGCGCACGGACGCCGACTCGATCGCCTCCTTGATGCTGCGCGCAAGCAGCGTCTCGGTGGGCGGCAGATCCGCGGGCGGATCGCCCACTTCGTCGAGCGATCTCGGCAGATGGCTGTCGGACGCGCTGCGCAGATGCATGCCCTGCGTGCGCGCATTCAACGCGATCGGGCCGCGCCGCGCACCGGCATTCCCCGGCAGCGGCATGGTGCGCACCGACGAGCGCGACGACGTCTCCGACGCATTCGACGGACTACGCGAGCGCTGCGGCAGCGCGCCCGTCAGCGCGTTGGTCGACTGCTGGGTCGGCGCGTTGATGACCGGCAGCGGGGTGCCGGACTGCGAGGGCGTCGGCGACGAATTATTGCTGCCAATACGCGACGCACCTTCGGTGACTTTGGGGGGCATGGCAAGGCTCACTGAATGAAATTGAACATCGACACTATAAAAACCCCGCGCGCCGGACATCACGGCGACGCGAAGGCGACGGTGGCGACCCGAACAAACCCTGCCGTGAATCCGGTCAGCGCCCCGCGCGACTTCGATGGGCGGAGGCCATGGCGCCGCGCCCGGGAGGCCTTCGGCGCGCGCTGCCCGCCCCCGTTCAGGCCGGGTTGTCGCCGTTCACCGTGGCGCGCGTCTTCTTCATCAGCGTCATCACGAACGGCAGGCACAGCAAGCCGACCAGCACGCCGCCCGCGGCGTTGTTGCCCATCGCCGCGCCGTACTCGCCGAACCTCGCCGGCGTGATCGCGGTGCCGATCGCGGCCGAGCCGCCGAGTGCCTGCCCGAACAGCGACATCCGCGAGATGGTCTTCTCGATCGCGTCGCCCCACTCGCCCGCGTTCGGCACTTGCGGGGCATTGTGGCGAATCGTCATCTGGCCGATCCCGCCCCTGCCGCCCTCGCCGATCGCCTGCTCGATCAGGCTGCCAAGCAGCTTGTCGGCGATCTCGCCGGCCAGGTTCGCGGTCACGTAGGTGGTCAGCTGGCCCGGCGCCTCGGCGTCGAGCTTCTTGCGCGCCGCGTCGGCCTCGGTCTGGTTGCTCATCTGCGAGATCTCGTGCAACGCGTTGGCGTAGCCGGCGCCGGACATGCCGGTGCCCTGCGCCCAGTTCACGAGGAACTGGTTGACGCTGTAGGGCGCCGTGTTCCAGCCCTGCGCGGCGAGGCTGTTCGCGCCCTTCGTGCTGATCTGGTACGGCA
The genomic region above belongs to Burkholderia plantarii and contains:
- a CDS encoding GNAT family N-acetyltransferase, whose product is MNQSWLVRYAVPEDFEAWLPLWDGYNAFYGRSGATALPREITDLTWRRFFDGYEPMHAMVAESAGRLVGLVHFLYHRHTTMAGPICYLQDLFTLEETRGKGVGRALIEAVYAQAKRDGAERVYWQTHETNETAMKLYDQVADKSGFLIYRHAL